A genome region from Euphorbia lathyris chromosome 4, ddEupLath1.1, whole genome shotgun sequence includes the following:
- the LOC136226234 gene encoding elongation factor 1-gamma-like has product MALVIHSGKSNKNAYKTLIVAEYSGVEVKMVESFEMSDSKTPEFLKMNPIGKVPVLETPDGAVFESNAIARYVARLKADNPLLGSSPIDYAHIEQWIDFSSLEIDANILGWLKPRMGYGPYLPPIEEATIAALKRGLGALNTHLATTTYLVGHSVSLADIIVTCNLYLGFTRSMTKSFTSEFPHVERYFWTMVNQPNFKKIIGEVKQTDSVPPIEKKHAHVKEPAKSKPKDEPKKEAKKEKEPPKAKEAAEEEAEAPKPKAKNPLDLLPPSKMILDDWKRLYSNTKTNFREVAIKGFWEMYDPEGYSLWFCDYKYNDENTVSFVTLNKVGGFLQRMDLARKYAFGKMLIIGSSPPFKVKGLWLFRGQEVPQFVIDECYDMELYEWTKVDLSDEAQKERVNQMIEDFEPFEGESLLDAKCFK; this is encoded by the exons ATGGCTCTG GTAATTCACTCAGGCAAGTCAAACAAAAATGCTTACAAGACACTCATTGTTGCAGAGTACTCTGGAGTGGAAGTTAAAATggttgagagttttgagatgaGTGACTCTAAGACTCCTGAATTTCTTAAGATGAATCCTATTGGAAAG GTTCCTGTTCTGGAGACTCCTGATGGTGCTGTATTCGAGAGCAATGCTATTGCCCGTTATG TTGCCCGTTTGAAGGCTGACAACCCTCTATTGGGTTCATCTCCTATTGATTAT GCCCATATTGAGCAGTGGATTGATTTTTCATCTTTGGAGATTGATGCCAATATTTTGGGATGGTTGAAACCCAGAATGGGTTATGGCCCGTATCTTCCTCCA ATTGAGGAAGCTACAATTGCTGCACTGAAGAGAGGATTGGGTGCTCTAAACACTCATCTTGCAACTACCACCTACTTGGTTGGGCATTCCGTGTCCTTGGCTGACATCATAGTGACATGCAATCTCTATTTGGGCTTCACTCGCTCCATGACAAAGAGCTTTACATCAGAGTTCCCTCATGTTGAGAGATACTTTTGGACCATGGTTAATCAACCAAATTTCAAAAAGATTATTGGTGAAGTCAAGCAGACTGACTCAGTTCCTCCTATTGAAAAGAAGCATGCCCACGTAAAAGAACCTGCAAAATCGAAGCCTAAGGATGAACCAAAGAAAGAAGCCAAGAAGGAGAAAGAGCCACCAAAGGCCAAAGAAGCTGCTGAGGAAGAGGCAGAGGCACCAAAGCCCAAAGCCAAGAATCCTCTTGATTTGCTGCCTCCAAGTAAGATGATACTAGATGACTGGAAAAGGCTTTACTCTAACACCAAGACCAACTTCCGTGAGGTCGCAATCAAGG GGTTCTGGGAGATGTATGATCCAGAGGGATACTCTCTGTGGTTCTGTGACTACAAGTACAACGATGAGAATACAGTGTCATTTGTTACCCTAAACAAAGTTGGTGGGTTTCTGCAACGTATGGATCTTGCTCGCAAGTATGCATTCGGGAAGATGTTGATTATTGGTTCCAGCCCTCCATTCAAGGTGAAGGGATTATGGCTATTCCGTGGGCAGGAAGTTCCACAATTTGTGATTGATGAGTGCTATGACATGGAGTTGTACGAGTGGACAAAGGTTGATCTGTCAGATGAAGCCCAAAAGGAGCGTGTGAACCAGATGATTGAAGATTTTGAACCTTTTGAGGGAGAGTCTCTTTTGGATGCCAAGTGCTTCAAGTGA